A genomic stretch from Caballeronia sp. LZ062 includes:
- a CDS encoding MATE family efflux transporter codes for MSRLPPTLCESHLTAPADKPQSAALPTHWHRRVLTLAFPIVLANLTQPILGAVDTAVAGHLDGPHYLGGVALGGLVFSFVFWSFGFLRMGTTGLVAQAFGARDAAALRAHVLRALMLSLAIGAAVLALQVPIIRYALAALGGSAAVQQTARAYCHARIWAAPFALGNYAVLGFLLGCQRVRLALATQVFINAVNIGAVLLFVYRFGWGIAGIGAATAFADFCGFAFGLAMLWRLRERGLAPLALRSLIDARAIKRLVAINRDIFIRTLCLLASFGWFAHVGARQGDTILAANALLLNFQTFMAFGLDGFAHAAEALVGAATGARDRHAFRQAVKVTMLWSAIGAAGFCVVYWLGGEWIIGRLTDQPVVRAAASRYLPWAAILPLASVAGFQLDGVFIGATRTRELMQAMAASLAVFLLAAWAFTGALGNHGLWFALTVFMAARGVALLIQLPSIERASCTGDSR; via the coding sequence ATGTCGCGTCTTCCACCGACGCTCTGCGAATCTCACTTGACCGCGCCCGCCGACAAGCCGCAATCCGCCGCCCTGCCGACGCACTGGCACCGCCGCGTACTGACGCTCGCGTTTCCCATCGTCCTCGCGAATCTGACGCAGCCGATTCTCGGCGCAGTCGATACCGCCGTCGCCGGGCATCTCGACGGCCCGCACTATCTCGGCGGCGTCGCGCTCGGCGGACTGGTTTTCAGCTTCGTGTTCTGGAGCTTCGGCTTTCTGCGCATGGGCACCACGGGCCTCGTCGCGCAGGCGTTCGGCGCGCGCGATGCCGCCGCGCTGCGCGCCCACGTGCTGCGCGCGTTGATGCTGTCGCTCGCCATCGGCGCGGCGGTGCTTGCGCTGCAGGTGCCGATAATCCGCTATGCGCTCGCCGCGCTCGGCGGCAGCGCGGCCGTTCAGCAGACGGCGAGGGCGTATTGCCACGCGCGTATCTGGGCCGCGCCGTTCGCGCTCGGCAACTACGCGGTGCTGGGCTTTTTGCTTGGCTGCCAGCGCGTGCGGCTCGCGCTCGCGACGCAGGTGTTCATCAACGCGGTGAACATCGGCGCGGTGCTGCTCTTCGTGTATCGCTTCGGCTGGGGCATTGCGGGGATCGGCGCGGCGACCGCTTTCGCCGATTTTTGCGGCTTCGCGTTCGGGCTCGCGATGCTCTGGCGTCTGCGTGAGCGTGGGCTCGCGCCGCTCGCGCTCCGCAGCCTGATCGACGCCCGCGCGATCAAACGCCTCGTTGCGATCAACCGCGACATCTTCATCCGCACGCTGTGTCTGCTGGCTTCGTTCGGCTGGTTCGCGCATGTGGGCGCGCGTCAGGGCGACACGATTCTCGCCGCGAACGCGCTCCTGCTGAATTTCCAGACCTTCATGGCGTTCGGCCTCGACGGCTTCGCGCACGCCGCCGAAGCGCTGGTCGGCGCGGCGACCGGCGCGCGCGACCGTCACGCGTTCCGTCAGGCCGTCAAAGTGACGATGCTGTGGTCCGCCATCGGCGCGGCGGGCTTCTGCGTCGTCTATTGGCTGGGCGGCGAATGGATCATCGGCCGGCTGACGGATCAGCCCGTCGTGCGCGCGGCGGCGTCGCGCTATCTGCCGTGGGCGGCGATTCTGCCGCTCGCGTCCGTCGCGGGCTTTCAACTCGACGGCGTGTTCATCGGCGCAACGCGCACCCGCGAGCTGATGCAGGCGATGGCCGCGTCGCTCGCCGTCTTCCTGCTTGCGGCGTGGGCGTTCACGGGCGCGCTCGGCAATCACGGCCTATGGTTCGCGCTCACCGTTTTCATGGCCGCGCGCGGCGTCGCGCTGCTGATTCAGCTGCCTTCGATCGAGCGCGCGTCCTGCACAGGCGATTCGCGCTGA
- a CDS encoding YnfA family protein has translation MKTFLLYAVTAVAEIAGCYFPYRWLKGGGSPWLVVPGALSLALFAWLLTLHDAAAGRVYAAYGGVYIGVAIAWLWAVERIRPNAWDVAGAAIALIGMCVIAFQPR, from the coding sequence ATGAAAACCTTTCTGCTTTATGCCGTGACCGCCGTCGCTGAGATTGCGGGCTGCTATTTCCCGTATCGATGGCTCAAGGGCGGCGGCTCGCCGTGGCTTGTCGTGCCGGGGGCGCTGTCGCTCGCGCTTTTCGCGTGGCTCTTGACCTTGCACGATGCCGCCGCCGGACGCGTCTACGCGGCTTATGGCGGCGTCTATATCGGCGTGGCGATTGCGTGGCTGTGGGCGGTCGAGCGCATTCGGCCAAACGCGTGGGACGTGGCAGGCGCGGCAATCGCGCTTATCGGCATGTGCGTGATCGCCTTCCAGCCGCGTTGA
- a CDS encoding DUF2891 domain-containing protein, with product MDKHEPVTLDASLASRFAQVALGHLTREYPNKLDHVLASDADAQSPRALHPIFYGSFDWHSCVHGYWLIARLFDRFPGLAEAGRIRAVIDEHFTEANVAAEVAYLQRPASRGFERPYGWAWLLALAGQLHAMQSEDGARWARTLQPLADAFVDRFTEFLPKSTYPLRVGTHFNMAFALTLSLGYARTVGNAPFERLLTETALRWFQDDADCQAWEPAGDEFLSPSLMEAVLMRHVLPEGRFAGWLDAFLPRLAKREPATLFVPATVTDRSDGKLAHLDGLNLSRAWCQRTIARALPAGDARVAVLEASAAEHLASGIAHVAGDYMGEHWLATFALLALEA from the coding sequence ATGGACAAGCACGAACCGGTCACGCTCGACGCCTCGCTTGCGTCGAGATTCGCGCAAGTGGCGCTCGGCCATTTGACACGCGAGTACCCCAACAAGCTCGATCACGTGCTCGCGAGCGACGCCGACGCGCAAAGCCCGCGCGCGCTGCATCCGATCTTCTACGGCAGCTTCGACTGGCATTCGTGCGTGCATGGTTACTGGCTGATCGCCCGCCTCTTCGACCGCTTTCCCGGCTTGGCCGAAGCCGGGCGCATTCGCGCGGTCATCGACGAGCATTTCACCGAGGCAAACGTCGCGGCAGAAGTCGCCTATTTGCAGCGTCCGGCTTCGCGCGGCTTCGAGCGCCCCTACGGCTGGGCGTGGCTGCTGGCGCTCGCGGGTCAGTTGCACGCGATGCAATCGGAAGACGGCGCGCGTTGGGCGCGCACGCTGCAACCGCTCGCGGATGCCTTCGTCGACCGTTTCACCGAGTTTCTGCCCAAATCGACGTATCCGCTGCGCGTCGGCACGCACTTCAATATGGCGTTTGCGCTGACGTTGTCGCTCGGCTATGCGCGCACCGTCGGCAATGCGCCGTTCGAACGCCTGCTGACGGAAACAGCGTTGCGTTGGTTCCAGGACGATGCAGATTGTCAGGCGTGGGAACCTGCGGGCGACGAATTCTTGTCGCCCTCGCTGATGGAAGCGGTGCTCATGCGCCACGTTCTGCCTGAAGGCCGCTTCGCCGGCTGGCTCGATGCCTTCCTGCCCCGCCTCGCCAAGCGCGAACCTGCGACGCTCTTCGTGCCTGCCACGGTCACGGATCGCAGCGACGGCAAGTTGGCGCACCTCGACGGGCTCAATTTGAGCCGCGCCTGGTGCCAGCGGACAATCGCGCGGGCGCTCCCGGCAGGCGACGCGCGCGTCGCCGTGCTGGAGGCGAGCGCCGCCGAGCATCTGGCCTCGGGCATCGCGCACGTCGCGGGCGATTACATGGGCGAACACTGGCTCGCGACCTTCGCGCTGCTCGCGCTGGAAGCGTGA
- a CDS encoding MFS family transporter produces MTDLPHYTAEDTRRRVFAIVGASSGNLVEWFDFYIYSFLALYFSAAFFPGSNPTVQLLNTAGVFAAGFLMRPIGGWLFGRIADKHGRRNAMMISVLMMCGGSLVITFLPTYASIGAWAPLLLLIARLFQGLSVGGEYGTSATYMSEVALRGRRGFFASFQYVTLIGGQLAALLVLVILQLFLSTEELKAWGWRIPFFVGACAALVSLYLRRSLDETTTAETRERKEAGTIAGLMQHKAAFMTVVGFTAGGSLIFYTFTTYMQKYLVNTAGMHAKTASNVMTVALLVYMLLQPVFGALSDRIGRRQSMLWFGALATLCTVPLLHALRDVTSPVMAFVLVVAALAIVSFYTSISGLIKAEMFPPEVRALGVGLSYAVANAVFGGSAEYVALKFKTEGMESGFYWYVTVMCAISLLVSWRMMDPSKEGYLRNEP; encoded by the coding sequence ATGACCGATCTTCCCCATTACACCGCAGAGGACACCCGGCGACGCGTTTTCGCGATTGTCGGTGCATCGTCGGGCAATCTCGTCGAATGGTTCGACTTCTATATCTATTCGTTCCTCGCACTGTACTTTTCAGCCGCGTTCTTTCCCGGCAGCAATCCGACCGTGCAGCTACTGAACACGGCGGGCGTGTTCGCGGCGGGCTTCCTGATGCGTCCGATCGGCGGCTGGCTATTCGGCCGGATCGCCGACAAGCACGGCCGCCGCAACGCGATGATGATCTCCGTCCTGATGATGTGCGGCGGCTCGCTCGTGATCACCTTTCTGCCGACCTACGCGAGTATCGGCGCATGGGCGCCGCTGCTGCTCTTGATCGCGCGGCTGTTCCAGGGCTTGTCGGTGGGCGGCGAATACGGTACGAGCGCGACGTATATGAGTGAAGTGGCGCTGCGCGGGCGGCGCGGTTTCTTCGCATCGTTCCAGTACGTCACGCTGATCGGCGGACAGCTTGCCGCGCTGCTCGTGCTCGTCATTCTCCAGCTTTTCCTCTCGACGGAAGAACTGAAGGCGTGGGGCTGGCGCATTCCGTTTTTCGTCGGCGCGTGCGCGGCGCTGGTTTCGCTGTACCTGCGCCGCTCACTCGATGAAACCACGACCGCCGAGACCCGCGAACGCAAGGAAGCCGGCACGATCGCCGGGCTGATGCAGCACAAGGCCGCGTTCATGACGGTCGTGGGATTCACGGCGGGCGGCTCGCTCATCTTTTATACGTTCACCACGTACATGCAGAAGTATCTGGTCAACACGGCGGGCATGCACGCGAAGACCGCCAGTAACGTGATGACCGTCGCGCTCCTCGTCTATATGCTGTTGCAGCCGGTGTTCGGCGCGCTGTCGGACCGCATCGGCCGCCGCCAGTCGATGCTCTGGTTCGGCGCGCTCGCCACGCTTTGCACCGTGCCGCTGCTGCACGCGCTGCGCGACGTGACGAGCCCGGTCATGGCGTTCGTGCTCGTCGTCGCGGCGCTCGCCATCGTGAGCTTCTATACCTCTATCAGCGGTCTCATCAAGGCCGAGATGTTTCCGCCGGAAGTGCGCGCGCTGGGCGTCGGGCTTTCGTATGCAGTGGCGAACGCGGTGTTCGGCGGATCGGCGGAATATGTCGCGCTCAAGTTCAAGACGGAGGGCATGGAATCCGGCTTCTACTGGTATGTGACGGTGATGTGCGCCATCTCGCTCCTCGTCTCGTGGAGGATGATGGACCCGAGCAAGGAAGGCTATCTGCGCAACGAGCCGTAA
- a CDS encoding AraC family transcriptional regulator, whose product MTRTITLTERFRHLVTTPIRRREFERDSIAVSLVDAALRCAEARGVGRAALLDAAGIAHAMLDSPRARVSPAQYGRLWHAIADALDDEFFGQDAHPMRRGSFVLMSQAALGARDGAQALGRIAGFMRLVLDELTFEAQIDETRVRIVLRDARAPKTMFAYATGFILVYGLLCWLVGRRVPVLAANLRCDEPRDSDEYRLMFCDAMRFDQPQTYVDLAPECATLPVVQTPSTLKTFLRDAPANFIVKYRNPESLAARIRKRLRETTPADWPDADRMAVSLNMAEATLRRRLKQEGLTLQAIKDALRRDLAISRLADTNETIPEIAAALGFSEPSAFRRAFRKWTGVRPADYRWAR is encoded by the coding sequence ATGACCAGAACGATCACGCTAACTGAACGCTTTCGCCACCTAGTGACAACCCCAATCCGCAGAAGAGAGTTCGAGCGCGATTCGATCGCCGTGAGTCTCGTCGACGCGGCGCTGCGATGCGCCGAAGCGCGCGGCGTCGGGCGCGCGGCGCTGCTCGATGCAGCGGGCATCGCGCACGCAATGCTGGATTCGCCGCGCGCCCGCGTCTCGCCCGCGCAATACGGCCGCCTGTGGCACGCGATAGCCGACGCGCTCGATGACGAGTTCTTCGGTCAAGACGCGCACCCGATGCGGCGCGGCAGCTTCGTGCTGATGTCGCAGGCGGCGCTCGGCGCACGCGACGGCGCGCAGGCGCTCGGACGTATCGCGGGTTTCATGCGGCTCGTGCTCGACGAGTTGACCTTCGAGGCGCAAATTGACGAGACGCGCGTGCGGATCGTCCTGCGCGACGCCCGCGCGCCGAAGACGATGTTCGCTTACGCCACGGGCTTCATCCTCGTGTATGGCTTGCTGTGCTGGCTCGTCGGGCGGCGCGTTCCGGTGCTCGCCGCCAACCTGCGCTGCGACGAGCCGCGCGATAGCGACGAATACCGCCTGATGTTCTGCGACGCCATGCGCTTCGATCAGCCGCAAACCTATGTCGATCTCGCGCCCGAGTGCGCGACGCTTCCCGTGGTGCAGACACCATCGACGCTCAAGACGTTTCTGCGCGACGCGCCCGCGAATTTCATCGTGAAATATCGCAATCCCGAGTCGCTCGCGGCGCGCATTCGCAAGCGGCTGCGCGAAACGACGCCCGCCGACTGGCCCGATGCGGACCGCATGGCCGTATCGCTCAACATGGCGGAAGCCACGCTGCGGCGGCGTCTGAAACAGGAAGGCCTGACGCTTCAGGCCATCAAGGACGCGCTGCGGCGCGACCTCGCCATTTCGCGTCTAGCGGACACCAACGAGACGATTCCCGAGATTGCCGCTGCGCTCGGCTTTTCGGAACCGAGCGCGTTTCGGCGGGCGTTCCGGAAATGGACAGGCGTGCGCCCGGCGGACTACCGCTGGGCGCGCTGA
- a CDS encoding acyl-CoA dehydrogenase family protein: MDSFLTEEQRMIRDAARQFSAEVLAPNASQWDRDGAIPDAVVRQLGELGLLGMIVPAELGGTYSDYTAYALAMEEIAAGCASCATMMSVHNSVGCGPILAYGTDAQKAEWLPKLASGEVIGAFCLTEPQAGSEANNLHVRAVERDGQWIISGSKQFVTNGRRAGVAIVFAVTDPEAGKRGISAFIVPTNTPGFNVGPPEHKLGIRASDTCPITFDDCAIPAANLLGARGEGLKIALSNLEGGRIGIAAQALGIARAAFDAARAYARDRVQFGKPIREHQSVANMLADMQTQINAARLLVLHAARMRTEGVPCLSEASQAKLFASEMAERVCSDAIQIHGGYGYLQDYPVERHYRDARITQIYEGTSEVQRMVIARNV; this comes from the coding sequence ATCGACAGTTTTCTCACCGAAGAGCAGCGCATGATTCGCGACGCGGCGCGCCAGTTTTCGGCTGAAGTGCTCGCGCCGAACGCGAGCCAGTGGGACCGCGACGGCGCGATTCCCGATGCCGTCGTGCGCCAGTTGGGCGAACTCGGCCTGCTCGGCATGATCGTGCCGGCGGAACTCGGCGGCACCTACAGCGACTACACCGCCTACGCGCTCGCGATGGAGGAAATCGCGGCCGGCTGCGCGTCGTGCGCGACGATGATGAGCGTGCACAATTCCGTCGGCTGCGGGCCGATTCTCGCGTACGGCACCGACGCGCAAAAGGCCGAATGGCTGCCGAAGCTCGCGAGCGGCGAAGTGATCGGGGCGTTCTGCCTGACCGAGCCGCAAGCCGGCTCCGAGGCGAACAATCTGCACGTGCGCGCCGTCGAGCGCGACGGGCAGTGGATCATCTCCGGCAGCAAGCAGTTCGTGACGAACGGGCGGCGCGCGGGCGTCGCCATCGTGTTCGCCGTTACCGACCCGGAAGCGGGCAAGCGCGGCATCTCGGCTTTCATCGTGCCGACGAACACGCCGGGTTTCAACGTCGGACCGCCCGAGCACAAACTCGGCATCCGCGCATCGGATACGTGTCCGATCACCTTCGACGACTGCGCGATTCCCGCCGCGAATCTGCTCGGCGCGCGGGGCGAAGGGCTCAAGATCGCGCTGTCGAATCTGGAAGGCGGGCGCATCGGGATTGCGGCGCAGGCGCTCGGCATCGCGCGCGCCGCCTTCGATGCAGCGCGCGCCTACGCACGAGATCGCGTGCAGTTCGGCAAGCCGATCCGCGAGCATCAGTCGGTCGCGAACATGCTCGCCGACATGCAGACGCAGATCAACGCCGCGCGGCTTCTGGTACTGCACGCCGCGCGGATGCGCACCGAAGGCGTGCCGTGTTTGTCGGAGGCGTCGCAGGCGAAACTCTTCGCATCCGAGATGGCCGAGCGCGTGTGTTCGGATGCGATTCAGATCCATGGCGGCTACGGCTATCTTCAGGACTACCCGGTGGAGCGGCATTATCGCGATGCGCGCATCACGCAAATTTACGAAGGCACGAGCGAAGTCCAGCGCATGGTGATTGCGCGCAACGTCTAG
- a CDS encoding AMP-binding protein: protein MNRAGPFIEARDFLLRHRTDYDTAYRKFRWPVLDRFNWALDYFDPMARGNDAPALCIVDESGDETRLTFAEMSERSARVANHFRAIGVKRGERILLMLPNRVELWETMLAAMKLGAIVLPATTQLASGDLRERIALGRVDHAIVDANETHKFDGIDLHGLRMSVGGARDGWLGYDAAYDASPEFDADAETMASDPYLLYFTSGTTSKPKLVAHTHESYPVGHLSTMYWIGLQPGDVYWNISSPGWAKHAWSCFFAPWNAQACVFIYNFSRFDAARTLNVLVTHDVTTLCAPPTVWRMLVQEPLAQYKVKLREIVGAGEPLNPEVVERVQAAWGVPIRDGYGQTETTAQIVNSPGQRLVPGSMGRPLPGYRVVLLDPEGNRADEGEIALALDPPPLGLMTGYADNPAATENAMRGGFYRTSDVAARGADGYFTYVGRADDVFKSSDYRLSPFELESVLIEHEAIAEAAVVPSPDALRLSVPKAFVTLRHGFTMGPDLARSVFAFSRERLAPYKRIRRIEFAELPKTISGKIRRVDLRRQEAARVQDGARGEFEFWEDDFPDLRQPGVADTAK, encoded by the coding sequence ATGAATCGAGCCGGGCCGTTCATCGAAGCGAGAGACTTTCTGCTGCGTCACCGAACCGACTACGACACCGCGTACCGCAAATTCAGATGGCCCGTGCTGGACCGCTTCAACTGGGCGCTCGATTATTTCGATCCGATGGCGCGCGGCAACGACGCGCCCGCGCTTTGCATCGTCGACGAAAGCGGCGATGAAACGCGGCTCACGTTCGCCGAGATGAGCGAGCGGTCGGCGCGTGTGGCGAATCATTTCCGCGCAATCGGCGTGAAGCGCGGCGAGCGTATCTTGCTGATGCTGCCGAATCGCGTCGAGTTATGGGAGACCATGCTCGCCGCGATGAAGCTCGGCGCGATCGTGCTGCCCGCGACGACGCAGCTTGCAAGCGGCGACCTGCGCGAGCGCATCGCGCTGGGACGCGTGGATCATGCTATCGTCGATGCGAACGAAACGCACAAGTTCGACGGCATCGACTTGCACGGACTGCGCATGTCCGTCGGCGGCGCGCGCGACGGCTGGCTCGGCTACGACGCGGCCTACGATGCATCGCCCGAATTCGATGCTGACGCCGAAACAATGGCGAGCGATCCGTATCTCTTGTACTTCACATCGGGCACGACGTCGAAGCCGAAGCTCGTCGCGCATACGCACGAGAGCTATCCGGTCGGGCATCTTTCGACGATGTACTGGATCGGCCTGCAACCCGGCGACGTTTATTGGAATATAAGTTCGCCCGGCTGGGCGAAACACGCGTGGAGCTGCTTCTTCGCGCCGTGGAATGCGCAGGCGTGCGTGTTCATCTACAACTTCAGCCGCTTCGACGCCGCGCGCACACTGAACGTGCTCGTGACGCACGACGTCACCACGCTCTGCGCGCCGCCGACCGTGTGGCGGATGCTCGTGCAGGAACCGCTGGCGCAGTACAAGGTGAAGCTGCGCGAGATCGTGGGCGCGGGCGAGCCGCTGAATCCGGAGGTCGTCGAGCGCGTGCAGGCGGCGTGGGGCGTGCCGATTCGCGATGGCTACGGGCAGACGGAAACCACCGCGCAGATCGTGAATTCGCCGGGCCAGCGGCTCGTGCCCGGCTCGATGGGCCGTCCGCTGCCGGGGTATCGCGTGGTGCTGCTGGATCCGGAGGGCAATCGTGCCGACGAGGGCGAAATTGCGCTCGCGCTCGATCCGCCGCCGCTCGGCCTCATGACCGGTTACGCTGACAACCCCGCCGCCACCGAAAACGCAATGCGCGGCGGCTTTTATCGCACATCGGATGTCGCGGCACGCGGTGCAGACGGCTATTTCACGTACGTCGGCCGCGCGGACGATGTCTTCAAATCGTCCGATTACCGTCTGAGCCCATTCGAACTGGAGAGCGTGCTGATCGAACACGAAGCCATTGCCGAAGCGGCTGTCGTGCCAAGTCCCGATGCGCTGCGGCTTTCGGTGCCCAAGGCGTTCGTCACGCTGCGGCACGGCTTCACGATGGGACCGGACCTCGCGCGCAGCGTGTTCGCGTTCTCGCGCGAGCGGCTGGCGCCGTACAAGCGCATCCGGCGTATCGAGTTCGCGGAGTTGCCGAAGACGATCTCGGGCAAGATCCGGCGCGTCGATCTTCGCAGACAGGAAGCGGCGCGCGTGCAGGACGGCGCTCGCGGTGAGTTCGAGTTCTGGGAGGACGATTTCCCCGATCTACGTCAGCCGGGCGTGGCCGATACCGCGAAATGA
- a CDS encoding DUF6572 domain-containing protein, with protein MSLRDVDAIDYIGINILFKQVYVGLFDDLDWQDEQEHQDLLTKKIDRYTRYIRSGQLLLNYPKVRGYEIVIEYVSMHAMPPSAAAFWRTRESLIRGAGFSVRTRGVDVRRSLGLKSEEPAHAMIAEEVDELVEPPALEVLDPEPRMRLAESADISFLPPLVSQQRRAHTLPILTRLSLRRSASM; from the coding sequence ATGTCTTTGCGCGACGTGGACGCCATCGATTACATCGGAATCAATATCCTGTTCAAGCAAGTGTATGTCGGGCTTTTCGATGATCTCGACTGGCAAGACGAACAAGAGCATCAGGATTTACTGACGAAGAAAATCGACCGCTACACCCGATATATCCGCTCGGGTCAATTGTTGCTGAATTATCCCAAAGTGCGGGGTTATGAAATCGTGATCGAATATGTTTCGATGCACGCCATGCCCCCGTCCGCTGCCGCGTTTTGGAGAACGCGCGAAAGTCTCATTCGTGGCGCCGGTTTCTCCGTCCGCACGCGCGGCGTGGACGTGCGCCGTTCCCTAGGACTCAAGTCTGAAGAACCGGCACACGCCATGATCGCGGAAGAGGTCGACGAACTGGTCGAACCGCCTGCGCTCGAAGTGCTCGACCCCGAGCCACGTATGCGTCTCGCCGAGAGCGCCGACATTTCTTTCTTGCCGCCGCTGGTTTCGCAGCAGCGTCGCGCGCATACGCTGCCAATTCTGACGCGGCTGTCGCTGCGGCGCTCCGCTTCGATGTAA
- the ydiK gene encoding AI-2E family transporter YdiK gives MAISSNGQPNPNPRQPVDIARILLVIAILSALAAGSLFILRPFLPGLIWATTIVVATWPLMLAVQRRCGNRRWIATTIMLLVLLIVIVLPLYQAISTLALHGSEIMSAIKSLPTYALPPPPGWVHDVPLVGQRASAEWQSLSDAGPGGMLAKLEPYVTIAARWMLSHAAVVGVFVMHMVITIIIAGILYTRGEAAATFVLRFATRVAAQRGAEAVKLAGLAVRAVALGIVVTAVTQSALGGIGLWIAGVPAAGVITAVMLMLCLAQIGPLLPLLGGVAWLFWHGSHVAAALLLVWSLMIAMLDNFLRPLLIQRGVNLSMLLILSGVLGGMFAFGIVGLFIGPVILAVTFTILNAWINEQPSMPQVDAITNEEIARPASAKDLADTSRPRP, from the coding sequence ATGGCAATTTCCTCCAACGGGCAGCCGAACCCGAATCCGCGTCAGCCGGTCGACATCGCCCGCATTCTGCTCGTCATCGCCATTCTTTCGGCGCTGGCGGCCGGCAGCCTCTTTATCCTGCGCCCGTTTCTCCCCGGTCTGATCTGGGCGACGACCATCGTCGTCGCGACCTGGCCGCTCATGCTCGCGGTGCAGCGCCGCTGCGGCAACCGTCGATGGATTGCGACGACGATCATGCTGCTCGTGCTCCTGATCGTGATCGTGCTGCCGCTCTATCAGGCGATCAGCACGCTTGCGCTGCACGGCAGCGAGATCATGTCCGCCATCAAGAGCCTGCCGACGTATGCGCTGCCGCCGCCACCCGGCTGGGTCCACGATGTTCCGCTCGTCGGGCAGCGCGCCTCGGCCGAATGGCAATCGCTCTCCGACGCCGGCCCCGGCGGCATGCTCGCGAAACTCGAACCTTACGTGACCATTGCGGCGCGCTGGATGCTCTCGCACGCGGCAGTCGTCGGCGTGTTCGTCATGCACATGGTCATCACCATCATCATCGCGGGCATTCTGTACACGCGCGGCGAGGCCGCCGCCACTTTCGTCCTGCGTTTCGCCACGCGGGTGGCTGCCCAGCGCGGCGCCGAAGCCGTCAAGCTCGCCGGATTGGCCGTGCGCGCGGTGGCGCTCGGCATCGTCGTGACCGCGGTCACGCAGTCGGCGCTCGGCGGAATCGGTCTGTGGATTGCGGGCGTGCCGGCGGCGGGCGTCATCACGGCGGTCATGCTCATGCTTTGCCTCGCGCAAATCGGTCCGCTTTTGCCGCTGCTCGGCGGCGTGGCCTGGCTCTTTTGGCACGGATCGCACGTCGCGGCCGCTTTGCTGCTCGTATGGTCGCTGATGATCGCCATGCTCGACAATTTCCTGCGCCCGCTGCTCATTCAGCGCGGCGTCAATTTGTCGATGCTGTTGATTCTTTCCGGCGTGCTCGGCGGGATGTTTGCATTCGGAATAGTCGGATTATTCATCGGGCCCGTTATTCTTGCCGTCACTTTCACGATTCTTAACGCATGGATTAACGAGCAGCCGTCCATGCCCCAAGTCGACGCAATAACCAATGAAGAAATCGCTAGGCCCGCGTCCGCAAAGGATTTGGCGGATACATCGCGACCGCGCCCGTAA
- a CDS encoding 3-hydroxybutyryl-CoA dehydrogenase, which produces MNIQTVGIVGAGTMGNGIAQVAAVAGFKVVLIDVTDAALAKGVATLTASLERLVAKDKLDAGTRDAAIARIETSTDYARVSAADIVIEAATENVELKHRILGQIEAAARADAIIASNTSSISITALAATLGHPERFIGMHFFNPVPLLQLVEVIRGVQTSDETVTAVRELTEKLDKSPIGVRNSPGFVVNRVLVPMINEAFFVLYEGVATAEEIDTGMKLGANHPIGPLALADLIGLDVCLSVMDVFLKDFGDSKYRACPLLRELVAAGHLGRKTKRGVYHYE; this is translated from the coding sequence ATGAACATTCAGACCGTCGGGATCGTCGGCGCGGGAACCATGGGCAACGGCATCGCGCAGGTGGCCGCCGTCGCGGGGTTCAAGGTCGTGTTGATCGACGTCACCGACGCCGCGCTCGCCAAGGGCGTCGCCACGCTGACCGCGAGCCTCGAGCGGCTCGTCGCGAAGGACAAGCTCGACGCCGGCACGCGCGACGCGGCCATCGCGCGCATCGAGACGTCCACCGATTATGCGCGGGTTTCCGCGGCGGACATCGTCATCGAGGCGGCGACCGAGAACGTCGAGCTCAAGCACCGCATTCTTGGGCAAATCGAGGCGGCGGCGCGAGCCGATGCGATCATCGCATCGAACACGTCGTCCATTTCGATTACCGCGCTCGCCGCCACGCTTGGCCATCCCGAGCGGTTCATCGGCATGCACTTTTTCAATCCGGTGCCGCTCTTGCAGCTAGTCGAAGTGATCCGAGGCGTCCAGACGAGCGACGAAACAGTGACCGCCGTGCGGGAACTGACCGAGAAACTTGACAAGTCGCCCATCGGCGTTCGTAATTCGCCCGGCTTTGTCGTCAACCGCGTGCTCGTGCCGATGATCAACGAAGCGTTTTTCGTGCTGTACGAAGGCGTCGCGACGGCCGAGGAAATCGACACGGGCATGAAGCTCGGCGCGAATCACCCGATCGGCCCGCTCGCACTCGCGGACCTGATCGGTCTGGACGTGTGCCTCTCCGTGATGGACGTGTTCCTGAAAGACTTCGGCGATTCGAAGTATCGCGCGTGCCCGCTGCTGCGTGAACTCGTCGCCGCAGGGCATCTTGGACGCAAGACGAAGCGCGGGGTGTATCACTACGAGTGA